A section of the Silene latifolia isolate original U9 population unplaced genomic scaffold, ASM4854445v1 scaffold_414, whole genome shotgun sequence genome encodes:
- the LOC141639486 gene encoding uncharacterized protein LOC141639486 has protein sequence MSPPFSKKSVPKKCGDPEMFTIPCSIGEKDFTHAILDLGASINVMPYNLYETLGLPPLLKIDVVIQLVDRSNIYPKGMVEDVLVKVDHLTFPADFYVLDMEVDSRPTPILLGWPFMKTSKTKIDVSNGNLTMEFDGKKLTYNIYDAMKHPDDAHSCYFLNIIEPIVSQVYRLCQRDPLEVALTYDLEHEGLRVVLSQDVKESLEELEKEDHPKEDRAKLPDLHRSLRPTYTGACGGYRSLRDIPAPAKVFAFYGSLTFDPFLILVASLERPLPSTIKTPKSDLKALPTHLKYIFLGKDDTLPLIISNKLKLDKE, from the coding sequence ATGTCTCCgccattttcaaaaaaatcagtTCCTAAGAAGTGTGGCGATCCGGAGATGTTCACTATACCTTGCTCTATTGGGGAGAAAGATTTCACCCATGCCATATTAGACCTAGGAGCGTCAATTAATGTAATGCCCTATAATCTTTATGAGACTTTAGGACTCCCACCCTTGTTGAAAATCGATGTAGTGATCCAACTTGtggatcgctcaaacatttatccCAAAGGAATGGTGGAGGATGTGTTAGTAAAGGTAGATCATTTAACTTTTCCGGCCGACTTCTATGTTCTTGACATGGAAGTCGATTCGAGGCCCACTCCGATCCTTTTAGGATGGCCTTTCATGAAAACCTCTAAAACTAAGATTGACGTGTCTAATGGGAACCTAACCATGGAGTTTGACGGAAAGAAGCTCACATACAACATATACGATGCAATGAAACATCCCGACGATGCACATTCATGCTACTTCTTAAATATAATTGAACCAATTGTCTCTCAAGTTTATAGATTGTGTCAAAGGGACCCTCTTGAGGTTGCCCTTACTTATGATTTGGAACACGAAGGTTTACGTGTAGTGTTGTCTCAAGATGTGAAGGAAAGCCTAGAGGAGTTAGAGAAGGAAGACCATCCAAAGGAAGATCGAGCAAAACTTCCAGACCTCCACCGGAGCCTTCGGCCCACATACACCGGAGCCTGCGGTGGGTACCGGAGCCTGCGGGACATCCCTGCCCCAGCTAAAGTTTTTGCCTTCTATGGTTCCCTAACATTTGACCCCTTCCTCATCCTAGTTGCATCTTTGGAAAGACCACTACCCTCTACAATCAAAACTCCCAAAAGCGATCTAAAAGCACTTCCGACTCACCTCAAATACATTTTCCTTGGGAAAGATGACACCCTTcccctcatcatttccaacaaacTCAAATTGGATAAAGAATAA